One window of the Methanomassiliicoccaceae archaeon DOK genome contains the following:
- a CDS encoding bifunctional hexulose-6-phosphate synthase/ribonuclease regulator, which produces MPVLQVALDLMQLNRSIVIAHEAVDGGADWIEAGTPLIKSEGAEAVRALRREFPNRKIIADTKTMDVGSFEVEIMAKAGADIVTVLGLADDATIEEAVMAGRKYGAEIMVDMINVPDRVQRAKEVEKLGAAYICMHMGIDTQMRGEEPPIDVLRKIVDAVSIPVAVAGGITAENAGEYVEAGATDVIVGGAIIKTEDIKGAAENVKKAMSGAKVDTNLAKKYSEEDLFEAFSRVSTCNISDAFHKQGVMFGILPQSLQHRQRMVGRALTVQTTNGDWAKPVEAIDRAKEGDILVVDVGGAPVAVWGELATCSAMVMGVKGIVIDGAIRDIDDIRELKFPAFARTVAPCAGEPKGYGGIGIEVTVGGQRVRTGDWIVGDESGIVVIPKEVAVEVANRALDVHERENRTREEINRGSTLSKVNELAKWEPVK; this is translated from the coding sequence ATGCCCGTTCTTCAGGTCGCACTCGACTTAATGCAGCTGAACAGGAGCATCGTCATCGCACACGAGGCTGTGGACGGCGGTGCCGATTGGATCGAGGCCGGCACCCCGCTGATCAAGAGCGAGGGGGCCGAGGCCGTCCGCGCGCTCAGACGCGAGTTCCCCAACAGGAAGATCATAGCCGACACCAAGACCATGGACGTCGGTTCGTTCGAGGTCGAGATCATGGCGAAGGCAGGCGCCGACATCGTCACCGTCCTCGGCCTGGCCGACGACGCGACCATCGAGGAGGCCGTCATGGCCGGGAGGAAGTACGGCGCGGAGATCATGGTGGACATGATCAACGTCCCAGACAGGGTCCAGCGCGCCAAGGAGGTCGAGAAGCTCGGAGCGGCGTACATCTGCATGCACATGGGCATCGACACACAGATGCGCGGAGAGGAGCCCCCCATAGACGTCCTCAGGAAGATCGTCGACGCCGTGTCGATACCGGTCGCCGTCGCAGGAGGCATCACCGCCGAGAACGCCGGGGAGTATGTCGAGGCCGGCGCGACAGACGTCATCGTCGGAGGAGCGATAATCAAGACCGAGGACATCAAGGGAGCCGCCGAGAATGTGAAGAAGGCCATGTCGGGGGCCAAGGTCGACACGAACCTCGCCAAGAAGTACTCGGAGGAGGACCTCTTCGAGGCGTTCTCCAGGGTCTCCACCTGCAACATTTCCGACGCCTTCCACAAGCAGGGAGTCATGTTCGGCATCCTCCCGCAGTCCCTCCAGCACAGGCAGAGGATGGTCGGCAGGGCGCTCACCGTGCAGACCACCAACGGCGACTGGGCCAAACCCGTGGAGGCCATCGACCGCGCAAAGGAGGGCGACATCCTGGTCGTCGACGTGGGCGGTGCCCCGGTCGCGGTCTGGGGCGAGCTCGCCACGTGCTCGGCGATGGTAATGGGCGTGAAGGGCATCGTCATAGACGGGGCCATCAGGGACATCGACGACATCCGCGAACTGAAGTTCCCCGCGTTCGCACGCACCGTCGCACCGTGTGCCGGCGAGCCGAAGGGCTACGGGGGCATAGGCATCGAGGTCACGGTCGGAGGACAGAGGGTCCGCACCGGGGACTGGATCGTCGGTGACGAGAGCGGCATCGTCGTCATCCCTAAGGAGGTGGCCGTCGAGGTTGCCAACCGCGCACTGGACGTCCACGAGAGGGAGAACAGGACCAGAGAGGAGATCAACAGGGGATCGACGCTCTCCAAGGTCAACGAGCTCGCCAAGTGGGAGCCCGTCAAGTGA
- a CDS encoding glycosyltransferase, giving the protein MYNGAEYIEGCIRFLKRQTLQDMEVLFIVDSKTNDGTLEEIESCAKGWGSVRSVIQKDDRRMGGARNIGLSEARGRYIWFLDVDDHPYPSLLEEMIGIMESTGAKVSVFNSIYSKNRELPEKEYGQYYVKVFSGMEAVYEVGQGRISACPWCKIYEVAYLRDNGLDFKTGYCEDFDQTVRAFLHTDKIAYYNKPLYVYYQHGGSLCGGANDDSIAERDVVLSGTLGEEVQKTHPECYGLYCAYMARHVIRSLTRASKEKAMDLAKRDEIRELLSHKQPDFNIEVLIFRVSPALYYTLGRKARERKFSEDDLLFDSVGV; this is encoded by the coding sequence GTGTATAATGGTGCGGAGTATATCGAGGGGTGCATCAGGTTTCTGAAGAGGCAGACTCTCCAAGATATGGAAGTGTTGTTTATCGTTGATTCTAAGACTAATGACGGTACTCTAGAGGAGATTGAATCCTGTGCTAAGGGATGGGGCTCTGTTCGTTCCGTGATTCAGAAGGACGATCGGCGCATGGGTGGAGCACGTAATATAGGTCTGAGTGAGGCCCGCGGACGTTACATATGGTTCCTGGATGTGGATGATCATCCATATCCCTCGCTTCTCGAGGAGATGATTGGAATCATGGAATCTACTGGCGCCAAAGTGTCCGTCTTTAACAGCATATATTCTAAGAACAGGGAGCTTCCGGAAAAGGAATACGGACAATATTATGTGAAGGTCTTCTCGGGGATGGAAGCCGTCTATGAGGTCGGACAAGGTCGCATATCCGCATGCCCATGGTGTAAAATCTACGAGGTGGCATATCTAAGGGACAACGGGCTTGATTTCAAAACTGGTTATTGTGAGGATTTTGATCAAACTGTCCGCGCCTTTTTGCACACGGATAAAATCGCATACTACAACAAGCCACTTTATGTATACTACCAGCACGGAGGTTCGCTTTGCGGCGGTGCCAACGATGACTCGATAGCCGAACGCGATGTCGTACTCTCTGGCACATTGGGGGAGGAAGTGCAGAAAACTCATCCAGAATGCTACGGGCTATATTGCGCATACATGGCGCGCCATGTTATCCGTAGCCTGACTCGTGCATCCAAGGAAAAGGCGATGGATCTGGCGAAGCGTGATGAGATACGTGAACTCCTGTCTCACAAGCAACCTGATTTCAACATAGAGGTCTTGATATTCCGGGTCAGTCCGGCGCTATATTATACACTCGGCAGAAAGGCCCGTGAACGCAAGTTTTCAGAAGACGATCTTCTCTTCGACAGCGTAGGCGTTTGA
- a CDS encoding malate dehydrogenase: protein MVNEKEMTVEERLELAKKPGKDAMVMHKFYGGKIETVPKACVRSFDDFAIWYSPGVAEPCKDIAANPDMVYEHTCKWNTVAVVSDGTRVLGLGDIGPEAAMPVMEGKAMLFKYLGGVDCVPICLDTKDPDKIIETVRLIAPSFGGINLEDISNPKCFDILDELRRDCKIPVWHDDQQGTATVEVAGAINAMKLVGKKLEEANITVIGAGAASIAIARLLLATGFSPKNMCMCDSKGILNLSREDVRKDFRQKWEICEKTNGAGKSGGIKEAMEGADIVIAASKPGPGTIPADYVKLMADDPVIFATANPVPEIWPWEAKENGCKVFATGRSDFPNQVNNSMGFPAIFRGVLDVRAKTITDEMCIAAATELAKCAEEKGLSEDYIIPNMSETEVFPREAVAVALKAQEQGVARLKLSRQELFDRATFMINRSRNLTAKMMEDGFIPDCGPAFEQ from the coding sequence ATGGTAAACGAGAAGGAAATGACAGTCGAGGAGCGTCTCGAGCTCGCGAAGAAGCCCGGAAAGGACGCAATGGTCATGCACAAGTTCTACGGCGGGAAGATCGAGACCGTCCCGAAGGCCTGCGTCAGGTCCTTCGACGACTTCGCCATCTGGTACTCCCCCGGAGTGGCCGAGCCCTGCAAGGACATCGCGGCCAACCCCGACATGGTGTACGAGCACACCTGCAAGTGGAACACCGTCGCCGTCGTGTCCGACGGTACCCGTGTCCTGGGACTCGGCGACATCGGGCCCGAGGCCGCCATGCCCGTCATGGAGGGTAAGGCCATGCTGTTCAAGTACCTCGGAGGTGTGGACTGCGTCCCGATCTGCCTCGACACCAAGGACCCCGACAAGATCATCGAGACCGTCAGGCTCATCGCGCCGTCCTTCGGAGGAATCAACCTCGAGGACATCTCCAACCCCAAGTGCTTCGACATCCTGGACGAGCTTAGGAGGGACTGCAAGATCCCCGTCTGGCACGACGACCAGCAGGGAACCGCCACCGTCGAGGTCGCCGGGGCCATCAACGCCATGAAGCTCGTGGGCAAGAAGCTCGAGGAGGCCAACATCACAGTCATCGGAGCCGGTGCAGCGTCCATCGCCATAGCCAGGCTGCTCCTCGCGACCGGATTCAGCCCCAAGAACATGTGCATGTGCGACTCCAAGGGAATCCTGAACCTCTCCAGGGAGGACGTCAGGAAGGACTTCAGGCAGAAGTGGGAGATCTGCGAGAAGACGAACGGAGCAGGCAAGTCCGGAGGCATCAAGGAGGCCATGGAGGGCGCCGACATCGTCATCGCCGCGTCCAAGCCCGGCCCCGGGACGATCCCCGCCGACTACGTCAAGCTCATGGCGGACGACCCCGTCATCTTCGCCACCGCCAACCCCGTGCCCGAGATCTGGCCCTGGGAGGCGAAGGAGAACGGCTGCAAGGTCTTCGCGACCGGAAGGTCCGACTTCCCCAACCAGGTCAACAACTCCATGGGATTCCCCGCCATCTTCAGGGGAGTGCTCGACGTGAGGGCCAAGACCATCACGGACGAGATGTGCATCGCCGCGGCCACCGAGCTCGCCAAGTGCGCCGAGGAGAAGGGACTCTCGGAGGACTACATCATCCCCAACATGTCCGAGACAGAGGTCTTCCCCAGGGAGGCCGTCGCCGTCGCCCTCAAGGCCCAGGAGCAGGGTGTCGCCAGGCTCAAGCTCAGCAGGCAGGAGCTGTTCGACAGGGCAACCTTCATGATCAACAGGTCGAGGAACCTCACGGCCAAGATGATGGAGGACGGATTCATCCCTGACTGCGGACCCGCGTTTGAACAGTGA
- a CDS encoding NAD-dependent epimerase/dehydratase family protein: MTRAVITGGAGFIASHLADSLIFEMNTEVVAIDRLPWRSATNIQHLAREPRFSYIESDLSAEVPLSAFEGADIVYHLAANSDVRRGCSEPSVDVRDTFLTTRCVLEAVRCKDIERLFFSSSSTVYGNVNGLLQEDCLACRPISSYGAMKLASEALTSSYSNLFGIDVLVFRLPNVVGSRMTHGVIPDFISKLKKNPKKLEILGDGRQQKQYLHVSDLIAGILRFTSREYTGLNVYNISADSSTNVDEIARMVCEEMGVPDAELTHTGGRSGWIGDVPKFEFDTSKARAAGWSYTLSSSEAVRTAIREILSNAYAVEEKIVF, encoded by the coding sequence ATGACGCGCGCCGTTATCACTGGCGGAGCAGGCTTCATAGCCAGCCACCTGGCTGATTCACTCATTTTCGAGATGAATACAGAAGTCGTCGCCATCGACCGCCTGCCATGGCGTTCCGCGACCAACATTCAACACTTGGCAAGAGAGCCCCGGTTCTCATACATAGAGTCGGACCTCTCCGCGGAAGTCCCACTCTCCGCATTCGAGGGCGCCGACATCGTTTACCATCTTGCCGCCAATTCAGACGTACGCAGAGGATGCTCGGAACCGTCAGTAGATGTCAGAGATACTTTCCTAACAACACGTTGCGTTTTGGAAGCCGTCAGATGCAAAGACATTGAACGCCTGTTTTTCTCATCTTCCTCTACAGTCTATGGGAATGTCAACGGCCTTTTGCAAGAGGACTGCCTTGCCTGCAGGCCAATCTCAAGCTATGGTGCAATGAAACTCGCATCAGAAGCCCTCACCTCATCGTATTCGAACCTATTCGGAATAGACGTCTTGGTCTTCAGACTCCCTAACGTTGTGGGATCCAGGATGACACATGGCGTCATACCAGATTTTATTTCAAAGCTGAAAAAGAACCCGAAAAAACTGGAAATTCTAGGGGACGGCAGACAACAGAAGCAGTATCTGCACGTTTCGGACCTTATTGCTGGTATACTGAGGTTTACCTCTCGCGAATATACAGGGTTGAACGTCTATAACATATCTGCGGACAGTTCCACCAATGTGGATGAAATAGCTCGGATGGTCTGCGAGGAAATGGGAGTGCCCGATGCTGAGCTGACACATACCGGAGGCAGATCGGGTTGGATAGGAGATGTCCCGAAGTTCGAGTTCGACACGTCGAAAGCGAGAGCGGCAGGATGGAGCTATACGCTCTCGTCCTCCGAGGCCGTCAGAACAGCGATAAGGGAGATCCTCTCAAACGCCTACGCTGTCGAAGAGAAGATCGTCTTCTGA
- a CDS encoding GHMP kinase yields the protein MIISKTPLRISFCGGGSDIPSFYRKHGGCVLSTSIDKYIYISSIHSFDRCLTKLRYSSMEDVENLSDIRHPVFREMLSMYNMPGFEFTSTSDIPAGTGLGSSSTFTVGLSNLLHAWRGEQPSKERLATDACKMEIEILGEPIGKQDQYAAAYGGLNFIEFNEDDTVDVTPLSLEKEQKALLNRRLMMLYLGGTRSASEILKKQSSNITQGQAENNQLRMCDIARNLRTDLEDGRLDALGEALDKSWRLKRTLSEGITNHEIDAVYKTVTELGAIGGKLLGAGGSGFMLFYAEEDVQNNIRKHVQDRMWMPFKFEESGSSIIFNDEGR from the coding sequence ATGATCATATCCAAAACACCGCTCAGGATAAGTTTCTGCGGAGGAGGCAGCGACATCCCCTCGTTTTACAGAAAACACGGAGGATGTGTTCTTAGCACATCCATTGACAAATATATCTACATCTCATCAATCCACTCCTTTGACAGATGCCTGACCAAACTTAGGTATTCCTCTATGGAAGACGTTGAGAATCTGTCTGATATTAGACATCCTGTTTTCAGAGAGATGCTCTCAATGTACAACATGCCGGGTTTCGAGTTCACAAGCACATCCGACATCCCCGCAGGCACTGGATTGGGTTCATCCAGCACGTTCACTGTTGGCCTTTCGAACCTGCTACATGCTTGGAGGGGCGAACAACCGTCCAAAGAGCGTCTGGCAACCGATGCGTGCAAAATGGAAATAGAGATTCTGGGCGAGCCGATTGGGAAGCAGGATCAATACGCGGCGGCGTACGGCGGTCTGAATTTCATAGAGTTTAACGAGGACGATACCGTTGATGTTACGCCACTGTCTCTGGAAAAAGAGCAGAAGGCGCTGCTGAATAGACGCCTTATGATGCTCTATTTAGGAGGTACACGCAGTGCCTCGGAGATCCTTAAGAAACAAAGCTCCAACATCACGCAAGGACAGGCCGAGAACAACCAGTTACGCATGTGCGATATCGCTAGGAACCTGAGAACAGATTTGGAGGATGGAAGACTCGATGCCCTAGGAGAGGCCCTGGACAAAAGCTGGAGACTCAAACGCACACTGTCAGAGGGAATTACCAACCACGAGATCGACGCTGTGTACAAGACAGTAACCGAATTAGGAGCGATCGGCGGCAAGCTTCTTGGTGCAGGCGGAAGCGGATTCATGTTGTTCTATGCCGAAGAAGATGTTCAGAACAATATTCGCAAGCATGTACAGGATAGGATGTGGATGCCGTTCAAATTCGAAGAAAGTGGCTCATCTATAATATTCAATGACGAGGGAAGATGA
- a CDS encoding SIS domain-containing protein — translation MTASIPTAVQLYHFVDDLDNSLGFKPEIDLDCDNIILCGFGGSAVSGDFASDCCFVESRKYIHLVKYPDLPNWVGQRSLVVVSSYSGNTAEALEIYRQAKERGCRTIAMTSGGKLGEAARSNGDYTVPLPEGMHPRHAIGYMIGYTLAVIRAAGGPDLEERIRSIIPALRRYRDEVAFGEECLAKDLAHNYIGKVPVICSDRSMQSVAFRWKTQINENSKFVAFCDSAPVFNVCSLIEWANTHRDNCILTFLVGKDDEICNGTSMMESAIRTLEGSDAIYRVIRLGGESALENMFRAIILGDYMSVYMAEERGIDPAEVRPVMQMKEKLAKTRHD, via the coding sequence ATGACGGCTTCGATTCCCACCGCTGTGCAATTATACCATTTCGTTGACGATCTTGATAACTCTCTGGGATTCAAACCAGAGATCGATCTCGATTGCGACAACATCATTTTATGTGGTTTCGGAGGATCCGCAGTCAGCGGAGATTTTGCGTCTGATTGCTGCTTTGTCGAGTCACGCAAGTACATACATCTGGTAAAGTATCCCGACCTTCCGAACTGGGTGGGGCAACGCTCACTGGTGGTCGTGTCCAGCTATTCCGGAAACACTGCGGAGGCGCTGGAGATCTACAGGCAGGCGAAGGAAAGAGGGTGTAGGACTATTGCCATGACATCCGGGGGTAAACTTGGTGAGGCCGCCAGATCCAATGGGGATTACACGGTTCCTCTGCCAGAGGGAATGCATCCGCGTCATGCAATAGGATACATGATTGGATACACGCTCGCCGTGATAAGGGCCGCTGGAGGTCCCGATCTCGAGGAAAGGATACGTTCCATTATACCCGCTCTCAGGCGCTACAGGGATGAGGTTGCCTTCGGTGAAGAGTGCCTTGCAAAGGATCTGGCACATAACTACATCGGCAAGGTTCCGGTCATATGCTCTGACCGCAGTATGCAGTCTGTGGCGTTCCGTTGGAAAACGCAGATTAATGAAAATTCCAAGTTTGTAGCGTTTTGCGATTCCGCACCAGTCTTCAATGTATGTAGTCTTATTGAGTGGGCTAATACCCATCGTGACAACTGTATTCTGACGTTCCTAGTTGGAAAGGATGATGAAATCTGTAACGGAACCAGCATGATGGAATCTGCAATCAGAACTCTTGAAGGTTCGGATGCAATCTACAGGGTGATTCGCCTCGGTGGGGAGTCAGCGCTTGAGAACATGTTCCGCGCCATAATTCTGGGGGACTATATGTCTGTATATATGGCCG
- a CDS encoding oligosaccharide flippase family protein, producing the protein MNNVETTSDGEVARHVLPNIVSNVAFMLINFVMGLVLVPYYLSELGVTAYAIIPVATSITSYITLISDSMSSSTSRYFSIDIHTDKTAAQRTFNTAVFGFTAIVICAIPVILAISVMAPSIFDISTNSVFSVQMLFVFILAAVLVSVWGNNFITVMYAMNRIDLMNIVKIVQVALQVVLILIFFTFVSKSVEYVGLAYLLAAIVFAIFGYLMVCHVSPDIRIRRGLFDRVRFREIATVGGWGLVNSLGNLLFIQASLLIVNIILGAEAGGYFGIVVTLISAVSALVDTLASIFAPILYQLFSERRIDVMNRVCRMAVKIVGLVMSMPIAFLCVFAAPVLTLWVGGEYAFLSDAVWATMFVMIGIGAISPAYPLTMVHLKIKIPGIITFLFGLLNVIVAVAVLEFTSYGIIGVCFTWSMTMFIKNCIVNPWYISRIAGMGTFDLHKSLLYGFVSYAFLVVLYTAIDFIINVHVTWLYMCTLGVILLAIHVVLVYRLALNSDEREVVLTCLPGPFRKIVRILG; encoded by the coding sequence ATGAACAATGTGGAAACAACCAGTGACGGGGAGGTGGCGAGGCACGTTCTCCCAAACATCGTGTCCAACGTAGCTTTCATGTTGATTAACTTCGTGATGGGTCTGGTTCTCGTACCCTATTATCTCAGTGAACTGGGTGTGACGGCTTATGCGATCATACCTGTGGCGACCTCAATAACGAGTTACATCACGCTGATTTCAGACTCTATGTCCAGCAGCACATCGAGATATTTCTCGATAGACATTCATACGGATAAAACGGCGGCCCAGCGTACGTTTAACACTGCAGTATTCGGATTCACAGCCATCGTAATCTGTGCGATACCAGTCATACTTGCGATATCTGTGATGGCGCCCTCTATTTTTGACATTTCCACGAATTCGGTCTTCTCTGTCCAGATGCTGTTCGTGTTTATTCTCGCAGCCGTTCTTGTTAGTGTCTGGGGGAACAACTTCATCACTGTTATGTACGCCATGAATCGCATCGATCTGATGAATATTGTCAAGATCGTCCAGGTGGCGCTTCAAGTCGTTCTCATTCTGATATTCTTCACATTCGTTTCGAAATCTGTTGAATATGTTGGGCTGGCATATCTGCTTGCTGCTATTGTATTTGCAATTTTTGGGTATCTAATGGTTTGTCATGTCAGCCCCGACATACGTATCAGACGGGGTCTTTTTGATAGGGTTCGTTTCCGGGAGATTGCTACAGTAGGCGGCTGGGGCCTTGTGAACTCTCTGGGTAATTTGCTCTTTATACAGGCCTCTCTTCTGATAGTCAACATAATTCTCGGTGCGGAGGCAGGGGGATACTTTGGAATCGTCGTGACGCTTATCAGTGCTGTATCGGCACTAGTCGACACATTGGCATCCATCTTCGCACCGATTCTGTATCAACTGTTTTCTGAGAGGCGTATCGATGTGATGAACCGGGTCTGCCGTATGGCTGTGAAAATCGTGGGACTCGTGATGTCCATGCCCATTGCGTTTCTCTGTGTCTTCGCAGCCCCTGTGCTCACTCTATGGGTCGGAGGGGAGTATGCATTCCTGTCAGACGCGGTCTGGGCAACCATGTTCGTCATGATAGGGATCGGGGCGATATCGCCTGCATATCCGCTGACGATGGTCCATTTGAAGATTAAAATTCCTGGAATTATAACCTTCCTGTTCGGGCTTCTAAATGTTATCGTTGCAGTAGCGGTTCTGGAGTTTACATCCTATGGGATAATCGGGGTGTGTTTCACATGGTCTATGACAATGTTCATAAAGAACTGTATTGTCAACCCCTGGTACATATCCAGGATAGCGGGGATGGGAACGTTCGATCTTCACAAATCTCTGCTGTATGGTTTCGTATCCTATGCGTTTCTGGTGGTATTGTATACGGCAATCGATTTCATAATCAATGTCCACGTGACCTGGTTGTATATGTGTACTCTTGGGGTCATCCTGTTGGCGATTCACGTAGTGCTTGTGTACAGGCTGGCTCTAAATTCGGATGAGAGGGAAGTAGTATTGACTTGTTTGCCTGGCCCCTTCCGTAAGATTGTCAGAATCCTGGGCTAA
- a CDS encoding radical SAM protein, whose amino-acid sequence MGREITVLLVDGYIDDPAALGVPPYISPIIRAIAGAALDAGADRVEYVTIDMVRRGAKLPQADVSVIMSGNTVPGKYLRSMPMSVKELEALFPKLSGWRLIGGSAADTEIAGRFDFVIRKDLAASLYDGMCGKEVGERYRTLDEWNRWMLLGADIVKQHQDFPQPLIAEVESYRGCHRWSTGGCSYCIEPLKGRPLMRSPSDIIAEAERLRKLGVRNLRVGGQTCIVSYGSEDDSPVPRPDPEAVSDLFEGLDALEFDVLHVDNANAAVISTYPEESERVLETLAHRCTDGNVLALGMETADPRVVIENNLNSTSEQVLDAVRAINRIGGGRGPNGLPRLLPGINIVCGLDGETADTYRMDMDLLRAVRDEGLMVRRINIRQVLPVRREFEVRVDQRRFKRFKEEVRSDIDRVMLERVAPYSTVLRNVYMEIHDGNTTFGRQIGSYPLLVGIPYKVDLDTFHDVFITDWGYRSITGVTYPFDINSQPMTALASLPGIGKKRASRIVMERPLSGFDDLLRVVEDPNVVDRLKGLVVFGSVE is encoded by the coding sequence ATGGGCAGGGAGATTACCGTCCTCCTCGTGGACGGCTACATCGACGACCCGGCGGCACTCGGCGTACCGCCGTACATCTCACCTATCATCCGCGCCATCGCAGGCGCGGCTCTGGACGCCGGCGCCGACAGAGTGGAGTACGTCACGATAGACATGGTCCGCCGCGGAGCGAAGCTGCCTCAGGCTGACGTGAGCGTCATCATGTCCGGGAACACAGTCCCCGGGAAGTACCTGCGCTCCATGCCCATGTCCGTGAAGGAGCTGGAGGCGCTCTTCCCGAAGCTCTCCGGCTGGCGCCTCATCGGGGGGTCCGCCGCGGACACGGAAATCGCCGGGAGATTCGACTTCGTGATCAGGAAGGACCTGGCGGCATCCCTGTACGACGGGATGTGCGGGAAGGAGGTCGGCGAGAGGTACCGCACCCTGGACGAGTGGAACCGCTGGATGCTGCTGGGCGCGGACATCGTGAAGCAGCACCAGGACTTCCCCCAGCCGCTGATAGCCGAGGTTGAGTCCTACCGCGGGTGCCACAGATGGTCCACGGGAGGCTGCTCGTACTGCATAGAGCCGCTCAAGGGGAGGCCGCTGATGAGATCCCCCTCCGACATAATCGCCGAGGCCGAGAGACTCAGGAAGCTGGGGGTCAGGAACCTCAGGGTCGGCGGACAGACCTGCATAGTGTCATACGGCTCCGAGGACGACTCCCCAGTGCCGCGCCCCGACCCGGAGGCCGTGTCGGACCTGTTCGAAGGGCTTGACGCGCTTGAGTTCGACGTTCTGCATGTCGACAACGCCAACGCCGCCGTGATATCGACATACCCCGAGGAATCCGAGCGTGTCCTGGAGACGCTGGCACATCGCTGCACCGACGGCAACGTCCTGGCGCTGGGGATGGAGACCGCGGATCCGCGGGTCGTCATCGAGAACAACCTGAACAGCACGTCGGAGCAGGTGCTCGACGCCGTCAGGGCGATCAACAGGATCGGCGGCGGGAGAGGTCCGAACGGACTCCCCAGGCTGCTGCCGGGCATCAACATCGTGTGCGGACTGGACGGGGAGACCGCCGACACCTACAGGATGGACATGGACCTGCTCCGCGCGGTGCGCGACGAGGGGCTGATGGTCAGGCGCATCAACATACGGCAGGTGCTGCCCGTCAGGCGCGAGTTCGAGGTGCGCGTGGACCAGCGCAGGTTCAAAAGGTTCAAGGAGGAGGTCCGCTCGGACATCGACAGGGTCATGCTGGAGAGGGTCGCCCCGTACAGCACCGTCCTCAGGAACGTCTACATGGAGATCCACGACGGCAACACCACGTTCGGCAGGCAGATCGGCTCCTACCCCCTCCTGGTGGGGATCCCCTACAAGGTGGACCTGGACACGTTCCACGATGTCTTCATAACCGACTGGGGCTACCGCTCCATAACGGGCGTGACATATCCGTTCGACATCAACTCGCAGCCCATGACCGCCCTGGCATCGCTGCCGGGCATCGGGAAGAAGCGTGCGTCTCGGATCGTCATGGAGAGGCCCCTGTCTGGATTCGATGATCTTTTGAGAGTCGTCGAGGACCCGAACGTGGTGGACCGTCTGAAGGGCCTAGTCGTCTTCGGATCAGTGGAATGA
- a CDS encoding glycosyltransferase — MTVSVVVPIYNGAKFLPECIDCLSKQEYVDMEVIFVVDSKTTDNSLDMIDSLSGSLQSVRTVIQTDSKRVSGARNLGIREAKGDILWFLDVDDHPLPDFLSSLVGIMEDTGADVVFCNHLQETKRIVPEVPERNYGIKVFTGAEAVSDFTRFPVYPWSRIQRTSIFSGDEAFFYDHLTAEDIEQTIRTLALSEKVAYYNRPLYVYYKIGGSFSFRNRSKEAEAMEETARRTLEFVGEKRPEALNGFRIRLLERVMRQIAFVQYRDFSKAYRSSIAHELLKEVDSKTTEMKVFSLSRMLYYSILYPFTHWIWDGKTGLWDNEV, encoded by the coding sequence ATGACCGTGTCCGTCGTCGTCCCCATATACAACGGGGCCAAATTTCTGCCCGAGTGCATCGACTGTCTCTCGAAACAGGAATATGTGGACATGGAGGTTATTTTTGTAGTAGATTCAAAGACAACGGATAACTCTCTGGATATGATCGATAGTCTTTCTGGCAGTCTACAATCCGTTAGGACCGTTATTCAGACGGATTCGAAGAGAGTTAGTGGGGCAAGGAATCTCGGAATCAGAGAGGCCAAAGGAGACATACTGTGGTTTCTCGATGTGGACGACCACCCTCTTCCGGATTTTCTAAGTAGTCTGGTTGGCATTATGGAAGACACTGGTGCCGACGTGGTCTTCTGTAATCATCTGCAGGAAACTAAGCGGATTGTTCCAGAGGTTCCGGAACGGAACTACGGAATCAAGGTTTTCACAGGAGCAGAGGCGGTTTCCGATTTTACAAGATTCCCAGTCTACCCATGGTCTCGCATACAGAGAACGTCCATATTTTCGGGGGACGAGGCGTTTTTCTATGACCACCTCACCGCCGAGGACATAGAGCAGACGATACGTACACTGGCACTATCGGAGAAAGTTGCATACTACAACAGACCACTCTATGTCTATTACAAGATAGGAGGCTCTTTTTCATTTAGGAACCGCAGCAAGGAAGCGGAAGCAATGGAGGAGACAGCCCGTCGCACTCTGGAGTTTGTCGGAGAAAAGCGTCCCGAGGCCTTGAATGGTTTCCGCATCCGTCTGCTTGAGCGTGTGATGAGACAGATCGCGTTTGTCCAATACCGCGATTTTTCGAAAGCGTACCGGTCTTCAATCGCCCATGAGCTTCTGAAGGAGGTCGATTCCAAGACAACAGAGATGAAGGTGTTCTCTTTGTCAAGGATGTTGTATTATTCCATATTGTATCCGTTTACCCATTGGATTTGGGATGGCAAGACTGGGCTCTGGGACAATGAGGTGTAA